The Clostridioides difficile genome has a segment encoding these proteins:
- a CDS encoding EAL domain-containing protein: protein MAIKRLIFIVFLINCMIFMCFPIQSLANTEKRVIKVGFFDFEGYHDYDKNGNRNGYGYEYLHEIGKHTGWTYEYVSGTWEECQTMLENGQIDLLTSAQYTKERAEKFDFSEVPMGSSYARLTVKSGNSKYAPNDYKNFNGIKVGLLYGNSRNEHLKKFANEKGFNYTSKYFENQEELDNALKSGKVDAILTSSLRKVKNENVIAQFSPSPFYCIVKKGNTELLQEVNEALEDIEMDNPAYKFNLYSKYYQSSNKDTFILSKEESDYLKRNNHIRVVSMSNSYPLSYLDKGKLKGIIPDIFNLIVKDLELNIDYVKANSYKESIDMVKEGKADIICFFNSDYGWAEQNGIKITAPYMKLNYSTITKNYKNTKFDNMAVADSDIFNDDYLKERYKGINIQNYKSEEKAINAVKSGDADAAFVNTYSAEDYIQKDYNNLKAILVNDYKTNISLGVGKNINPTLYSILDKRINALNKDECSEIIAKYTILKDYKVSLSQYIHQHPVQTVLISFCFFLIIIAALSYFFAINKRHSTHIFDLAFKDIENGVWNYNGFEEQAPRILEKHREKFYAVIAFDISKFAVINENYGRDSGDMIIKEIASVLNSVIGDRALIAHVKADHFLLLLPYDLKKDLELTLIDINESISYFEVKGFGIKVKANFGVYIIKEEDIVITKAIDYAEIARRKAKGSNSSIIYFDESLRESLNKEKEIVDRIDYALEHNEFQIYYQPKFDMRTNNIIGAEALVRWNHKELGFMNPGEFIPILEKSGGIIDVDFFVLEEVCKLTRLWIDSGVKPISISVNQSRVHFQKKDYINRLQSLLTKYDIPESVIELEITESLFENDSISNDTINAIKELGFLISVDDFGSGYSSLHLLNQVSVDILKIDKSLLDNSEGKGKVGKIISKVVEMANDLGLEVICEGVERVEQAEFLMSIDCYYAQGYLYAKPMPKDTFLKEVDKFKGM from the coding sequence GTGGCAATTAAGAGACTTATTTTCATCGTATTTTTAATTAATTGTATGATATTTATGTGTTTTCCAATACAATCGCTTGCAAATACAGAAAAGCGTGTTATAAAAGTAGGTTTTTTTGATTTTGAAGGATATCATGATTATGATAAAAACGGAAATAGAAATGGGTATGGATATGAATATCTTCATGAGATTGGAAAGCATACTGGTTGGACATATGAATATGTATCTGGTACATGGGAAGAGTGTCAAACTATGTTAGAAAATGGGCAGATTGACTTACTTACTTCTGCACAATATACAAAAGAACGTGCTGAGAAATTTGATTTCTCAGAAGTGCCAATGGGTAGTAGTTATGCACGACTCACAGTAAAAAGTGGTAACTCAAAGTATGCACCAAATGATTATAAAAATTTTAATGGAATAAAGGTTGGACTACTTTATGGAAATAGTAGAAATGAACATTTAAAGAAATTTGCAAATGAAAAAGGATTTAATTACACATCTAAATATTTTGAAAATCAGGAAGAATTGGATAATGCATTAAAAAGTGGAAAAGTAGATGCGATATTAACTAGTAGTTTGAGAAAAGTCAAAAACGAAAATGTAATTGCACAATTTTCTCCATCTCCATTTTATTGTATTGTAAAAAAAGGCAATACTGAACTGTTACAAGAGGTAAATGAAGCTTTAGAAGACATTGAAATGGATAATCCAGCATATAAGTTTAATTTATATAGTAAGTACTATCAATCTAGTAATAAAGATACATTTATTCTTTCTAAGGAAGAAAGCGATTACTTAAAGAGAAATAATCATATACGTGTAGTAAGTATGTCAAACTCCTATCCATTATCATATTTAGATAAAGGTAAACTTAAAGGTATTATACCAGATATATTTAATTTAATTGTAAAAGACCTTGAATTAAATATAGATTATGTAAAAGCTAATTCATATAAAGAATCGATTGATATGGTAAAAGAGGGAAAAGCAGATATTATATGTTTTTTTAATTCAGATTATGGATGGGCAGAGCAGAATGGAATTAAGATTACAGCTCCTTATATGAAATTGAACTATAGTACGATAACTAAAAATTACAAAAATACTAAATTTGATAATATGGCTGTTGCTGATAGTGATATATTTAATGATGATTATCTCAAAGAACGCTATAAAGGTATCAATATTCAAAACTATAAATCTGAAGAAAAAGCTATAAATGCAGTGAAAAGTGGAGATGCAGATGCTGCATTTGTAAATACATATTCTGCTGAAGACTATATACAAAAAGATTATAATAATTTAAAAGCAATTCTAGTTAATGATTATAAAACTAATATATCTTTAGGTGTTGGAAAAAATATAAATCCAACATTATATTCTATTTTGGATAAGAGAATAAATGCACTTAATAAAGATGAATGTTCAGAAATTATTGCAAAGTATACAATTCTTAAAGATTATAAAGTTAGTTTATCACAGTATATTCATCAGCATCCAGTTCAAACAGTTTTAATTTCTTTTTGTTTCTTTTTAATTATAATAGCAGCACTTTCTTATTTTTTTGCAATCAACAAAAGACACTCCACTCATATTTTTGATTTGGCATTTAAAGATATAGAGAATGGAGTATGGAATTACAATGGATTTGAAGAACAAGCACCACGAATTCTAGAAAAGCATAGAGAAAAATTTTATGCAGTGATTGCTTTTGATATATCTAAGTTTGCTGTCATAAATGAAAATTATGGTAGAGATTCTGGGGATATGATTATAAAAGAAATTGCATCAGTTTTGAACAGCGTTATAGGAGACAGGGCATTAATAGCTCATGTAAAAGCAGACCATTTTCTTTTACTTTTACCATATGATTTAAAAAAAGATTTGGAATTAACTCTTATTGATATAAATGAAAGTATTTCATACTTTGAAGTTAAGGGGTTTGGCATTAAAGTAAAGGCAAATTTTGGAGTATATATTATTAAAGAGGAAGACATTGTTATTACAAAGGCTATTGATTATGCTGAAATTGCTAGAAGAAAAGCAAAAGGAAGTAATTCATCTATTATATATTTTGATGAATCTCTTAGAGAAAGTCTTAACAAAGAAAAAGAGATTGTTGATAGAATAGATTATGCATTAGAACATAATGAATTTCAGATTTATTATCAGCCTAAGTTTGATATGAGAACAAATAACATTATTGGAGCAGAAGCACTTGTTAGGTGGAATCATAAGGAACTTGGATTTATGAATCCAGGAGAATTTATCCCTATACTTGAAAAGAGTGGTGGAATTATAGATGTTGATTTTTTTGTGTTAGAAGAAGTATGTAAGTTGACAAGGCTTTGGATAGATTCTGGAGTCAAACCCATTTCAATCTCTGTAAATCAATCAAGAGTACATTTTCAGAAAAAAGATTATATAAATAGATTACAAAGTTTGCTTACTAAATATGATATACCTGAAAGTGTAATTGAACTTGAGATAACTGAAAGTCTGTTTGAAAATGATAGTATATCAAATGATACGATAAATGCGATTAAGGAACTCGGTTTTTTAATTTCTGTTGACGATTTTGGTTCTGGATATTCTTCATTACATCTTCTAAATCAAGTTTCTGTAGATATTCTTAAAATAGATAAATCTCTCTTAGATAATTCTGAAGGAAAAGGTAAGGTAGGCAAGATTATTAGTAAAGTAGTTGAAATGGCAAATGACTTGGGATTAGAGGTAATTTGTGAGGGTGTTGAGAGGGTAGAACAAGCAGAATTTTTAATGAGTATTGATTGTTATTACGCACAAGGTTATTTGTATGCAAAGCCGATGCCAAAAGATACATTTCTTAAAGAAGTAGATAAATTTAAAGGGATGTAA
- a CDS encoding SDR family NAD(P)-dependent oxidoreductase, whose translation MKGTVIITGANSGIGKAAAFKFASEGYRVIMACRNIQISEPVCKEIIAKTKNTNIDLLELDISSKQSIYSFCDTYKKKYDVLDILIHNAGHFRHGEKKFQQNIDGIELTFAVNLFGPVLVTNLLLDVLVKSKNPRVLNVCSTNIKHFFDDRRKINLEVLSGETTEDKGYNSYKLYGDSKMALLMATTMMEQEYKHYNISVNAIMVPATKMSKETIKKFNSYWRLLAFLQNVIIPKPETIGEAYFSICTSNIYADINGKLVNHKGKVVKMADDSISFIKIMISNDIYPPYVDNKEIIEKVWNICKQYIENVKSNLAK comes from the coding sequence ATGAAAGGAACTGTAATCATAACTGGAGCCAATTCTGGAATAGGAAAGGCAGCAGCATTTAAGTTTGCATCAGAAGGTTATAGGGTTATAATGGCTTGTCGCAACATTCAGATTAGTGAGCCAGTGTGTAAGGAAATAATTGCTAAAACTAAAAATACTAATATAGATTTGCTTGAACTGGATATCTCATCAAAGCAATCAATCTATAGTTTTTGTGATACATATAAGAAAAAATATGATGTTCTTGATATTTTAATTCATAATGCTGGACATTTTAGACATGGAGAAAAAAAATTTCAACAAAATATTGATGGTATAGAGCTAACATTTGCTGTCAATCTATTTGGACCAGTGCTTGTGACTAATTTATTATTAGATGTACTTGTTAAATCAAAGAATCCTAGAGTTCTAAATGTTTGTAGTACAAATATAAAGCATTTCTTTGATGATAGAAGAAAAATTAATCTTGAAGTTTTGAGTGGTGAAACAACAGAAGATAAAGGGTACAATTCTTACAAGCTTTATGGAGATTCTAAAATGGCTTTGCTTATGGCTACAACTATGATGGAACAAGAATATAAACATTATAATATAAGTGTAAATGCGATTATGGTTCCAGCAACAAAAATGAGTAAAGAAACAATTAAAAAGTTTAATTCTTATTGGAGATTACTAGCATTCTTGCAAAATGTTATTATACCAAAACCAGAGACTATTGGAGAAGCTTACTTTTCTATTTGTACTTCTAATATTTATGCAGATATTAATGGAAAACTAGTAAATCATAAAGGTAAAGTTGTTAAAATGGCTGATGATTCAATATCATTTATAAAAATTATGATAAGCAATGATATTTATCCACCTTATGTCGATAACAAAGAGATAATAGAGAAGGTATGGAATATATGTAAACAATATATTGAAAATGTTAAAAGTAATTTAGCAAAATAA
- a CDS encoding nitroreductase family protein, with protein sequence MNFVEIAKTRYSCRNYQDKKVEKEKLEKILEVARIAPTGGNRQPQRLIVIQEPEGLDKVSKAVNIYNAPLAIIICGDKDKVWTRPFDGKQLTDIDTSIITDHMMLQATELGLASVWVCYFKPYVIRAEFNLPDNLEPVNILLIGYEAGTPESPNRHDKTRLPLNEIVYYETL encoded by the coding sequence ATGAATTTTGTTGAAATTGCCAAAACAAGATATTCTTGTCGTAATTATCAGGACAAAAAGGTCGAAAAAGAAAAACTGGAGAAGATTTTAGAAGTTGCTAGAATAGCTCCAACAGGAGGTAACCGTCAGCCTCAAAGATTAATTGTAATACAAGAACCAGAAGGTCTCGATAAAGTTTCTAAGGCTGTAAATATATATAATGCACCATTAGCAATTATAATATGTGGAGATAAGGATAAAGTTTGGACAAGACCTTTTGATGGTAAACAACTTACAGATATTGATACAAGTATAATCACTGACCACATGATGCTACAAGCAACTGAACTTGGGTTAGCAAGCGTATGGGTATGTTATTTCAAGCCATATGTAATTAGAGCAGAATTTAACTTACCAGATAATCTTGAACCAGTAAACATATTACTAATAGGATATGAAGCTGGAACACCAGAAAGCCCAAATAGACATGATAAAACTCGTCTTCCTTTAAATGAAATTGTTTATTATGAAACTCTTTAG
- a CDS encoding DJ-1/PfpI family protein gives MKVLIFLAKGFETMEFSVFVDVMGWARNDYNYDIDVVTCGFKKQVVSTFNVPVLVDKTIDEICVDDYDALAIPGGFEEFGFYDEAYDTSFLNLIREFDTKGKIIATICVAALPVGKSGVLKNRKATTYHLKDGQRQKQLSEFDVNVVNDPIVVDRNIITSYCPETAPHVAFKLLEMLTSKEHMEVVKLAMGFKL, from the coding sequence ATGAAAGTTTTGATTTTTTTAGCAAAAGGTTTTGAAACTATGGAATTTAGCGTATTTGTAGATGTTATGGGGTGGGCCAGAAATGATTATAATTATGATATAGATGTAGTAACTTGTGGATTTAAAAAGCAAGTTGTAAGCACATTTAATGTTCCAGTATTAGTTGACAAAACAATAGATGAAATATGTGTAGATGATTATGATGCATTAGCTATTCCTGGAGGATTTGAAGAGTTTGGATTTTATGATGAAGCATATGATACATCTTTTTTAAACTTAATAAGAGAATTTGATACAAAAGGGAAGATAATTGCTACTATTTGTGTAGCAGCTTTACCTGTTGGTAAAAGTGGTGTTTTAAAAAATCGTAAAGCTACTACATATCATTTAAAAGATGGTCAAAGACAAAAACAGTTAAGTGAATTTGATGTAAATGTAGTCAATGACCCAATTGTTGTAGATAGAAATATCATAACTTCATATTGTCCAGAAACCGCACCACATGTAGCTTTTAAGCTTTTAGAAATGTTGACATCTAAGGAACATATGGAAGTTGTAAAATTAGCTATGGGATTTAAATTATAA
- a CDS encoding Lrp/AsnC family transcriptional regulator: protein MAVDEIDLKIINSLKKNSRASTSEISRQVNLSIPAVSERIKKIEQSNIIQKYTIQINRKKTKYKLLAFVLINTDLSKSIEEFKKTMLEYDTVLECHHISGEYDYLIKVLAEDTNELEEFISITLKKVRGIQKANTTIVLSTIKEEINTIKDTF, encoded by the coding sequence ATAGCCGTAGATGAGATAGATTTAAAAATAATTAATTCTCTAAAAAAGAACAGTAGAGCCTCAACTTCTGAAATAAGTAGACAAGTTAATCTATCAATACCAGCAGTTTCAGAGCGTATAAAGAAAATTGAACAGTCAAACATAATTCAAAAGTATACTATTCAAATCAATAGAAAGAAAACAAAATATAAACTTTTAGCTTTTGTACTTATCAATACAGATTTATCTAAAAGTATAGAAGAGTTTAAGAAGACTATGTTGGAGTATGACACTGTATTAGAATGTCATCACATTTCAGGAGAATATGATTATTTAATAAAAGTATTAGCAGAGGACACAAATGAACTTGAAGAATTTATATCAATAACTCTGAAAAAAGTCAGAGGAATACAGAAAGCTAATACAACCATTGTTTTATCAACAATTAAAGAGGAAATTAATACAATCAAAGATACTTTTTAG
- a CDS encoding helix-turn-helix transcriptional regulator, translating into MKKCSSNYSCPIEATLALIGGKYKTLILWHLKDTTLRFNELRKLIPKATPKMLTQQLRELETNGLIVRVVYPVVPPKVEYSLSDFGKSIIPILDVMCDWGSDYLNNL; encoded by the coding sequence ATGAAAAAATGTTCAAGTAATTACAGTTGTCCTATAGAAGCAACACTTGCATTGATTGGTGGTAAATACAAGACACTTATTCTTTGGCATCTTAAAGATACCACACTAAGATTTAATGAACTTAGAAAATTAATACCTAAAGCAACTCCTAAAATGTTAACTCAGCAATTACGTGAATTAGAAACAAATGGTTTAATTGTAAGAGTTGTTTATCCTGTTGTGCCTCCAAAAGTGGAATATTCATTATCTGATTTTGGAAAAAGCATTATTCCTATTTTAGACGTTATGTGTGATTGGGGTTCTGATTACTTAAATAATCTTTAA
- a CDS encoding ATP-binding cassette domain-containing protein — MSLLKVNNLSQCFMDKSLYEKADFDLFKGEHIGVVGQNGVGKSTLIKILLGEVIPDTGEVKWQPNIKIGHLDQYADIDRDTTISLYLHTAFQDLYTIETKMNLLYQESAISGNEQQLIKASTYQEQLISSDFYSIDNEINKVANGLGLDSIGMNRVIGELSGGQRAKVIMAKLLLSNYEVLLLDEPTNFLDKEHVEWLANYLNIFTGAFIVVSHDFDFLEKISTGILDIEFGMIKKYHGKYSEFLKQKSHLREDYIRKYQSQQKKIEKEETFIRKNKAGVNSKIARGRQKQLDRIERIAPPSFTGKPCIQFAEIEMSAQNSLTVTNLEVGYYYSLLPKLNFSVNAAQKVVITGFNGIGKSTLLKTLVKDIPCISGNFIFSDQIKIGYYEQDLKWENPTKTPLQIMADRYPKLSTKEIRRSLAKCGVKEEHVSRSISTLSGGEQSKVKLCCMMLSPCNFLILDEPTNHFDAETKDALQNALKQFKGSIILVSHEEKFYKGWIDKVFNIEKQLI; from the coding sequence ATGAGTTTACTAAAGGTAAATAATTTATCACAATGTTTTATGGATAAATCACTGTACGAAAAAGCTGACTTTGATTTATTCAAAGGTGAACATATAGGTGTAGTTGGCCAAAATGGCGTAGGTAAAAGCACCTTAATTAAAATTTTGTTAGGAGAAGTTATCCCAGACACAGGAGAAGTTAAGTGGCAACCTAATATTAAAATAGGTCATTTGGACCAATATGCAGATATTGATAGAGACACAACAATATCACTATATTTACACACTGCATTTCAAGACCTCTATACAATAGAAACAAAAATGAATTTGCTATATCAGGAAAGTGCTATATCTGGAAATGAGCAACAACTTATTAAAGCATCAACTTATCAAGAGCAATTAATATCAAGTGATTTCTATTCTATAGACAATGAAATAAATAAAGTAGCAAATGGTCTTGGACTAGATTCAATAGGAATGAATCGTGTTATTGGAGAACTTAGTGGAGGTCAGAGAGCAAAAGTAATTATGGCAAAATTACTACTTTCTAATTATGAAGTTTTATTATTAGATGAACCAACAAATTTTTTAGACAAAGAACATGTTGAATGGCTTGCCAACTATCTAAATATATTTACAGGTGCATTTATTGTAGTATCACATGATTTTGACTTTCTAGAAAAAATCTCTACAGGTATTCTTGATATAGAATTTGGAATGATTAAAAAATATCATGGAAAATACTCAGAATTTCTTAAACAAAAATCACATTTAAGAGAGGATTATATTAGAAAATACCAATCTCAGCAAAAAAAAATAGAAAAAGAAGAAACCTTTATACGTAAAAATAAAGCTGGTGTAAATTCAAAAATTGCAAGAGGAAGACAAAAACAATTGGATAGAATAGAGAGAATAGCTCCTCCTAGCTTTACAGGAAAACCATGTATCCAATTTGCAGAAATTGAAATGTCTGCGCAAAACTCACTTACAGTAACCAATCTTGAAGTTGGATACTACTATTCGTTACTTCCAAAATTAAATTTTTCTGTTAATGCGGCTCAAAAGGTAGTTATAACTGGATTCAATGGAATTGGTAAATCCACTTTGTTAAAAACATTGGTTAAAGATATTCCTTGTATTTCTGGAAACTTTATATTCTCAGATCAGATAAAAATTGGTTATTATGAACAGGATTTAAAATGGGAAAATCCTACTAAAACACCACTTCAAATAATGGCAGATAGGTATCCAAAATTAAGTACAAAAGAAATCAGACGTTCTTTAGCCAAGTGTGGTGTAAAAGAAGAACATGTTTCAAGAAGTATTTCCACACTAAGTGGTGGTGAACAGTCTAAAGTTAAATTATGTTGTATGATGTTGTCCCCTTGTAATTTCTTGATTTTAGATGAACCCACTAACCACTTTGATGCAGAAACAAAAGATGCTTTACAAAATGCTTTGAAACAATTTAAGGGAAGTATTATTTTGGTTTCTCACGAAGAAAAATTTTATAAAGGTTGGATTGACAAGGTATTTAATATAGAAAAACAATTGATATAA
- a CDS encoding phenylalanine--tRNA ligase beta subunit-related protein, whose amino-acid sequence MLEISSRTKEIYPNIKFGVMIVNMTYSTPDKENFLLLKNAEIENIIIQNPEYNRKEKIKTEPLSNYIKYYKKFKKTYPILLQLESLLLKSKGIPNVSIPIQAMFLAELKNLLLTAGHDLDKIESPFKIDLANGEEHFYGIGEREQVLTKDDLFLSDNRGILSSILNGPDNRTQITKETKNILYFVYGPDGISENQIYNHLNDIKDYILSGFPDSKIDLIDVF is encoded by the coding sequence ATGTTAGAAATATCAAGTAGAACAAAAGAAATTTATCCCAATATCAAATTTGGAGTTATGATTGTAAATATGACCTATTCAACACCTGACAAAGAAAATTTTTTACTTCTTAAAAACGCTGAAATTGAAAATATTATTATACAAAACCCTGAATACAATCGTAAAGAAAAGATTAAAACAGAACCTCTTTCCAACTACATAAAGTATTATAAAAAATTCAAAAAAACTTATCCTATATTACTTCAATTAGAATCCCTTTTACTAAAATCAAAAGGCATTCCAAATGTAAGTATACCTATTCAAGCAATGTTTTTGGCAGAATTAAAAAACCTTCTTTTAACAGCAGGACATGACCTTGATAAGATAGAATCACCTTTTAAAATAGATTTAGCAAATGGAGAGGAACATTTTTATGGTATAGGGGAAAGAGAACAAGTTCTAACAAAAGACGATTTATTTTTATCAGATAATCGCGGTATACTATCTAGCATTCTTAATGGACCCGATAATCGTACACAGATTACAAAAGAAACTAAAAATATTCTATACTTTGTATATGGACCTGATGGAATTTCTGAAAACCAAATTTATAACCACCTAAATGATATAAAAGATTATATTTTAAGTGGTTTTCCAGACTCGAAAATTGATTTAATTGATGTATTTTAA
- a CDS encoding PLP-dependent aminotransferase family protein: protein MWITINRNSDISLSRQIYCKIKDMILDGSLNFEQKLPSSRTLAKELSVSRNTVLDAYNQLIAEGYLETRHGYGTTIAKAILGHQIDFRLDHTSESRDNLHEYRQKDYIDFRSGIPELKLFPRKELSKLYKQILHDLSDSDFRYNSTAGVWRLREEISQYLFRTRGIECSPRNIMIVSGSTQGLSLISQVLYKNNQKAIVEDPIHKGLLKVISTVGYSIVGIQVDDKGINTNLIKSIKDVSFIYTTPSHQYPLGGILPIQRRLELIKYAVENNCYIVEDDYDSEFRYEGQPISSLYELNPNKVIYIGSFSKILSPAIRMGFMLLPDDMIDDYKSLKMYSDVHTESISQYVLAEFIKNGGLEKHIFKMKKLYNRKRQYLIDILNTEFTNEFKIKGQAAGLHIVVHFYNVIFTEKLLNQIYKANIKIYPIQQYAIENKVEYDHEVVLGYAHLSFDEIEQGVKILSKIINTNQDI, encoded by the coding sequence ATGTGGATTACAATTAATAGAAATAGCGACATATCATTATCAAGGCAAATATATTGTAAGATAAAAGATATGATTTTAGATGGAAGCTTAAATTTTGAACAAAAACTACCTTCATCTAGAACTTTGGCAAAAGAACTTTCTGTATCAAGAAATACAGTGTTAGATGCATATAATCAATTAATAGCAGAGGGATATTTGGAAACAAGGCATGGATATGGTACAACTATAGCGAAAGCAATATTAGGTCATCAAATTGACTTTAGGTTAGACCATACCTCTGAAAGTAGAGATAATTTACATGAGTATAGACAAAAAGATTATATAGATTTTCGTTCTGGAATTCCAGAATTAAAGCTATTTCCACGCAAAGAATTATCAAAGTTATATAAACAAATACTACATGATTTGTCAGATTCAGATTTTAGATACAATAGTACTGCGGGGGTATGGAGATTAAGAGAAGAAATATCACAATATTTATTTCGTACTAGAGGAATTGAATGTAGTCCACGAAATATTATGATTGTTTCTGGTTCAACACAAGGCCTATCTTTAATTTCACAAGTTTTATATAAAAATAATCAAAAAGCTATTGTGGAAGACCCCATTCACAAAGGGCTGTTAAAAGTAATTTCTACTGTTGGATATTCAATTGTTGGGATTCAAGTGGATGATAAAGGTATAAATACTAATCTAATAAAATCTATAAAGGATGTTTCTTTTATATATACAACACCCTCACATCAATATCCATTAGGTGGTATTTTACCAATTCAAAGAAGACTAGAACTTATTAAATATGCAGTAGAAAACAATTGCTATATAGTTGAAGACGATTATGACAGTGAATTTAGATATGAAGGTCAACCAATTAGCTCTCTTTATGAACTTAATCCCAATAAAGTAATTTATATAGGTTCATTTAGCAAAATCCTATCTCCAGCCATTCGTATGGGATTTATGTTGTTACCAGATGATATGATAGATGATTATAAATCCTTAAAAATGTATTCTGATGTTCATACAGAATCTATATCTCAGTATGTTCTAGCTGAATTTATTAAAAATGGAGGTTTGGAAAAACATATATTTAAAATGAAGAAATTGTATAATAGAAAGCGTCAATATCTTATTGATATTTTGAATACTGAATTTACAAATGAATTTAAAATCAAAGGTCAAGCAGCAGGACTTCACATAGTTGTTCATTTTTATAATGTTATTTTTACTGAGAAACTACTCAATCAAATTTATAAAGCAAATATCAAAATTTATCCAATACAGCAATATGCAATCGAAAATAAAGTAGAATATGACCATGAAGTTGTCCTAGGATATGCTCATCTTAGTTTTGATGAAATTGAACAGGGAGTAAAAATACTTAGCAAAATAATAAATACAAATCAAGATATATAG
- a CDS encoding response regulator transcription factor, with product METYFDKKVLLVDDEKDIINLIEEVLIKDGFKNIIKAYNGLDAISLCKTECPDVVILDIMLPDVDGIEVCKKIREFSYCSILFLSSKDDDIDKILGLSSGGDDYITKPFSPREVVFRVKAQLRRQQYQSVASSEVSMIKLGNITIDTEGCRVYKDTNEIELTGREYQLLSYMAQNLNKIIGKESLYEQVWGVYSSICDNTIMVHIRHLREKIEDNPSNPKILITVKGLGYKLVNRVD from the coding sequence ATGGAGACATACTTTGATAAGAAAGTATTACTTGTTGATGATGAAAAGGATATAATAAATTTAATTGAGGAAGTCCTGATAAAGGATGGTTTTAAAAATATTATTAAAGCTTATAATGGGTTAGATGCTATTTCTTTGTGTAAGACAGAATGTCCAGATGTTGTTATTCTTGATATAATGTTGCCTGATGTAGATGGTATAGAAGTGTGTAAAAAAATTAGAGAGTTTTCATATTGTTCAATTCTCTTCCTCTCATCAAAAGATGATGATATTGACAAAATACTTGGTCTTAGTAGTGGAGGAGATGATTATATAACAAAACCATTTAGTCCAAGAGAAGTTGTTTTTAGAGTCAAAGCTCAGTTGCGTAGACAACAATATCAAAGCGTTGCATCATCAGAAGTTTCAATGATTAAGTTAGGAAATATTACAATTGATACAGAAGGATGTCGTGTGTATAAAGATACAAATGAAATTGAGTTAACAGGTAGAGAATATCAACTTTTAAGTTATATGGCTCAAAACTTAAATAAAATTATAGGAAAAGAAAGTCTTTATGAACAAGTATGGGGTGTATATAGTAGTATATGTGACAATACAATTATGGTACATATAAGACACTTAAGAGAAAAGATTGAAGATAATCCTTCAAATCCTAAAATACTCATAACAGTTAAGGGGCTTGGATATAAGCTTGTGAATAGAGTTGATTAG